The following proteins come from a genomic window of Pocillopora verrucosa isolate sample1 chromosome 6, ASM3666991v2, whole genome shotgun sequence:
- the LOC136281704 gene encoding uncharacterized protein isoform X2, translated as MEEVSAGFGVAFPDIQLLDKDTELSNENNIQASEPDDEDFVLFELLKPPKDASYEIPTLQILYLKEGRKEGRYSKALMPSLNNIFSN; from the exons atggaagaggtttctgctggttttggtgttgcttttcctg ACATTCAACTACTGGACAAAGACACAGAgctgtcaaatgaaaacaatattcaag ccagtgaaccagatgatgaagattttgtcCTGTTTGAGCTCCTCAAGCCTCCCAAAGATGCTTCTTATGAG atTCCAACCCTACAGATTCTCTatttgaaagaaggaaggaaggaaggaaggtatTCCAAGGCCTTAATGCCATCACTGAacaatatcttttcaaactaa
- the LOC136281704 gene encoding uncharacterized protein isoform X1 — translation MEEVSAGFGVAFPGEYESGDFEEDYGDMNDDLFVLLPPLSPLDIQLLDKDTELSNENNIQASEPDDEDFVLFELLKPPKDASYEIPTLQILYLKEGRKEGRYSKALMPSLNNIFSN, via the exons atggaagaggtttctgctggttttggtgttgcttttcctgGTGAGTATGAATCAGGAGATTTTGAGGAGGATTATGGTGATATGAATGatgatttatttgttctcctccCTCCTCTTTCACCATTAGACATTCAACTACTGGACAAAGACACAGAgctgtcaaatgaaaacaatattcaag ccagtgaaccagatgatgaagattttgtcCTGTTTGAGCTCCTCAAGCCTCCCAAAGATGCTTCTTATGAG atTCCAACCCTACAGATTCTCTatttgaaagaaggaaggaaggaaggaaggtatTCCAAGGCCTTAATGCCATCACTGAacaatatcttttcaaactaa
- the LOC136281883 gene encoding uncharacterized protein gives MQKLPEEFRIAITRNLESETWNLKDILVEFHKELQLREQCLVNNKEFRSSNRRGVRLVFDSCSQRSYITKNLKDRLKLPVIGRESLLIKTFGESDARLRTCAVVQVGIKTMCDAIVYIQAYVVPVICGPLTQQPTEFAQSSCEHLYGLSLADRCGRGDLPISILIGADHYWSLVEGTIVRGALWEPVALATKLGYVLSGPTMIMSHNDNGNTVNLTATHVLKVEASVFNRDEIAFELRKFWDYESLGIRNDSLSLYDKFVSKVEFTEGRYQIQLPFKEDHELLPDNFALCKSMTSKLITNQLWWSGPEVLRGEKEQWPSLKMNSVEVTSNDSDPRLELKKGSCNNSKKQHDSSVLVNIASGEATSENRLNLDCIIPLEKFSSLQRLMRVTAYVLRFVSNLKQSKKKKELIDGEVTQEEMDQARELRIKEVKISLSLFTDDKGILRCGGRLKNAPIPYDARCPIFLSRCSRFTYLVINDCHFKVLHNGVRDTLIELRSRFWVTKGRQTVKTAIGNCSVCKKLQGRSYAVPPPPPLPEFRLSDEFAFTRVGVDFAGPIYVKDAFTKKGDMNKVYIALFTCAATRAVHLELVPNLSAESFIRALARFKGRRGIPVLIVSDNGKTFKDSRVQAQCQRDGTQWKFNVEAAPWWGGFFERLVKSVKLSLKKCIRNARLNYDELSTVLVEVEAALNSRPLTYVFDEMEEPLTPSHLIVGRILDYFWNRWRSEYLTQLREYHRYSKRANSLRKVQVGDIVCLHDNKIPRQLWRLVKIERLLPGRDGRVRSAVVRVKSGNSPTAEWRRPLQRLYPLEVKLDTEAANPVPQAANVPVRVVRDEDVPVVVVNSD, from the exons ATGCAGAAATTACCGGAGGAATTTCGAATCGCTATCACTCGCAATCTGGAATCGGAGACATGGAATCTGAAAGATATTTTGGTTGAATTTCACAAGGAACTGCAACTGAGAGAACAATGTCTTGTCAACAACAAAGAGTTCAGATCTTCAAATCGGAGAG GTGTTCGCCTGGTATTTGACTCATGCAGTCAGAGATCTTACATAACTAAGAACCTTAAAGACAGACTGAAGTTACCAGTGATTGGTAGAGAGTCACTTCTGATTAAAACTTTTGGTGAGTCTGATGCCAGACTAAGAACATGTGCAGTTGTTCAAGTGGGTATCAAAACCATGTGTGATGCAATTGTCTACATACAAGCCTATGTGGTACCAGTCATATGTGGCCCCCTGACCCAACAACCCACAGAGTTCGCTCAGTCTAGCTGTGAACATCTGTACGGCCTCTCTTTAGCCGACAGGTGTGGTAGAGGAGATCTGCCTATCAGTATTCTCATTGGTGCTGATCATTATTGGTCATTGGTCGAAGGAACCATAGTGAGAGGTGCACTGTGGGAACCTGTTGCTCTTGCCACCAAACTAGGATATGTCCTCTCTGGCCCCACCATGATTATGTCTCACAATGACAATGGTAACACAGTGAATCTTACTGCAACACATGTTCTGAAAGTGGAAGCGAGTGTTTTCAATCGGGATGAAATTGCCTTTGAACTTAGAAAATTCTGGGACTATGAATCACTTGGGATTCGAAATGACAGTTTGTCTCTGTATGACAAATTTGTTAGCAAAGTTGAATTTACGGAGGGAAGATATCAAATACAGCTACCCTTCAAAGAAGACCATGAGCTGCTTCCAGATAATTTTGCATTGTGCAAGTCAATGACCTCGAAATTGATCACCAATCAGTTGTGGTGGAGTGGCCCTGAGGTTCTTAGGGGTGAGAAGGAGCAGTGGCCAAGTCTAAAAATGAACTCTGTTGAAGTCACAAGTAATGATTCAGATCCTCGCCTAGAACTGAAGAAGGGAAGCTGTAACAACAGCAAGAAACAGCATGACAGTTCAGTTCTTGTGAACATTGCCTCTGGAGAGGCGACTTCAGAAAATCGGCTAAATCTTGATTGCATCATTCCCTTGGAAAAGTTCAGTAGTCTTCAAAGACTGATGCGAGTCACTGCATATGTTTTGCGATTTGTCTCTAATCTCAAGCAAagtaaaaagaagaaggaattgATTGATGGAGAAGTAACGCAAGAAGAGATGGATCAAGCAAGAGAACTTCGGATCAAGGAG GTCAAGATCTCGTTATCGCTGTTTACGGATGACAAGGGAATCTTGAGGTGTGGTGGTCGTCTTAAAAATGCCCCGATTCCATATGATGCTCGTTGTCCGATATTCCTTTCAAGATGTTCACGATTCACCTACCTGGTTATCAATGACTGTCACTTCAAGGTTCTCCACAATGGTGTGAGGGATACACTCATAGAACTAAGATCAAGATTCTGGGTGACGAAAGGGAGGCAAACAGTGAAAACTGCGATCGGAAACTGTTCTGTTTGTAAGAAGTTACAGGGGAGAAGCTATGCAgttcctcctccccctcctcttCCTGAATTTCGGTTGAGTGATGAGTTTGCATTTACACGTGTTGGAGTGGACTTCGCAGGGCCCATATATGTCAAGGATGCATTTACAAAGAAGGGAGATATGAATAAGGTCTACATAGCTTTGTTCACATGCGCCGCAACCCGAGCTGTTCATCTCGAACTTGTTCCAAATCTAAGTGCAGAGAGTTTTATCAGAGCCCTTGCTCGCTTTAAAGGAAGAAGAGGAATTCCCGTCTTGATTGTCAGTGAcaatgggaaaacttttaaggaTTCAAGAGTGCAGGCCCAGTGTCAGCGTGATGGCACACAGTGGAAGTTCAACGTTGAAGCAGCCCCTTGGTGGGGTGGGTTTTTTGAACGGCTGGTAAAATCGGTCAAGTTGAGTTTGAAGAAGTGTATACGAAATGCTCGGTTAAACTATGATGAGCTATCTACTGTCCTTGTGGAAGTCGAAGCGGCCTTGAACTCACGACCCTTGACATATGTCTTCGATGAAATGGAGGAACCATTAACACCTTCGCACCTGATTGTGGGCCGAATTCTGGATTACTTCTGGAACCGATGGCGGTCAGAATATCTCACACAACTTAGAGAATACCATCGCTATTCTAAGAGAGCAAACTCTCTCCGTAAAGTGCAAGTGGGAGATATTGTGTGTCTACATGACAATAAGATCCCGAGACAGCTGTGGCGCCTTGTAAAGATCGAACGATTACTTCCAGGACGAGATGGTCGAGTTCGAAGTGCAGTAGTAAGAGTTAAGTCTGGTAATTCACCAACTGCAGAATGGAGACGCCCATTGCAGAGGCTCTATCCTTTGGAAGTGAAGTTGGACACTGAAGCTGCCAATCCTGTGCCCCAAGCGGCAAATGTTCCTGTTAGAGTAGTGAGGGACGAGGATGTCCCAGTTGTTGTCGTGAATTCTGATTAA